One window from the genome of Falco peregrinus isolate bFalPer1 chromosome 15, bFalPer1.pri, whole genome shotgun sequence encodes:
- the ST3GAL4 gene encoding LOW QUALITY PROTEIN: CMP-N-acetylneuraminate-beta-galactosamide-alpha-2,3-sialyltransferase 4 (The sequence of the model RefSeq protein was modified relative to this genomic sequence to represent the inferred CDS: inserted 1 base in 1 codon; deleted 1 base in 1 codon): MLRVVLGWHGLRLLSRMCFAVCPRPPSCSASITGRRCSRLVRLRRATDRCRMGTSEPLGRGREDGLADPAELLPALPGPRGQTEQEVLEEEKSRPVFPAGICVSIKLVASPFPGAGMVELKALEVPQVTSGSRDESSGPRLMPLLLIKMLNKSRGKILGVLALFLVMVWYSIYREDSFYFPVQENKTTCPLGEVEKKASQLIGNYTRDHPLFLQLKDYFWVKTPSLYELPYGTKGSEDVLLRLLSITHYSLPESIQKVTLVPEGARVVGNGHRLRNSSMGETINTYDVVIRLNNAPVHGYEQDVGSKTTMRLFYPESAHFNPKTENNPDTLLVLVPFKPMDFQWMEAILNDKKRVRKGFWKQPPLIWDANPEQVRILNPYYMEVTAAKLLNLPMKQPRKVKQKPTTGLLAITLALHFCDLVHIXGFGYPDSANKKQTIHYYEQITLKSMAASEHNVSHEAVAIKRMLELGLVKNLTYF; this comes from the exons ATGCTCAGGGTGGTTttgggctggcacgggctgcggCTCCTCTCCAGGATGTGTTTCGCTGTATGCCCGAGGCCACCAAGCTGCAGCGCCAGCATCACCGGCAGACGCTGCTCCCGGCTGGTCCGGCTCCGCCGTGCCACAGATCGGTGCAGGATGGGGACCAGTGAGCCGCTGGGAAG GGGAAGAGAGGACGGCCTCGCGGATCCCGCCgagctcctgcctgctctgcctggacCGAGAGGACAGACC GAGCAGGAggttttggaggaagaaaaaagtcgTCCCGTTTTCCCGGCCGGCATTTGTGTGAGCATTAAGCTTGTGGCATCCCCCTTTCCTGGGGCTGGGATGGTTGAGTTGAAGGCGTTGGAGGTTCCCCAA GTGACCAGCGGCAGCCGCGATGAGAGCTCCGGCCCTCGCCTGATGCCTCTCCTGCTGATAAAAATGCTCAACAAGTCTC GAGGGAAGATACTCGGGGTGCTGGCGCTGTTTCTGGTGATGGTTTGGTACTCGATCTACCGGGAAGACAG cttttatttccccgtgcaagaaaacaaaacgaCTTGTCCCCTCGGGGAGGTGGAAAAGAAAGCGTCGCAGCTCATTGGGAA CTACACGAGGGACCACCCGCTCTTCTTGCAGCTGAAGGATTACTTCTGGGTGAAGACGCCGTCGCTCTACGAGCTGCCCTACGGCACAAAGGGGAGCG AAGACGTCCTCCTGCGCTTGCTGTCTATCACCCACTACTCCCTGCCTGAGAGCATCCAGAAGGTAACTCTGG TGCCGGAGGGTGCGCGGGTGGTGGGCAACGGCCACCGGCTCCGCAACAGCTCCATGGGGGAGACCATCAACACGTACGATGTTGTGATCAG GTTGAACAACGCCCCGGTC CACGGTTATGAGCAGGACGTGGGTTCCAAGACCACCATGCGCCTCTTCTACCCGGAGTCGGCCCACTTCAACCCCAAGACGGAGAACAACCCCGACAccttgctggtgctggtgccctTCAAGCCCATGGACTTCCAGTGGATGGAGGCCATCCTCAACGACAAGAAGAGG GTTCGGAAAGGGTTTTGGAAGCAGCCCCCATTGATCTGGGATGCTAACCCGGAGCAAGTGCGCATCCTCAACCCTTACTACATGGAAGTAACTGCTGCTAAACTGCTCAACCTCCCCATGAAGCAACCACGGAAGGTCAAACAG AAGCCCACAACGGGGTTGCTGGCCATCACCTTGGCGCTGCACTTCTGTGACCTGGTGCACA GCGGCTTTGGCTACCCCGACTCGGCCAACAAGAAGCAGACCATTCACTACTACGAACAGATCACGCTCAAGTCCATGGCG GCGTCGGAGCACAACGTCTCACACGAGGCAGTGGCCATCAAGCGGATGCTGGAGCTGGGTCTCGTCAAGAACCTCACCTACTtctga